A single Bacillus sp. HMF5848 DNA region contains:
- the sspO gene encoding small acid-soluble spore protein O yields MAKRKANHIIPGMNDASGQGKGTGYNEEMQNEPLTAEQRQNNKKRKKNQ; encoded by the coding sequence ATGGCGAAAAGAAAAGCGAATCATATTATTCCTGGTATGAATGATGCAAGCGGTCAAGGTAAAGGTACTGGTTATAATGAAGAAATGCAAAACGAACCATTAACAGCCGAACAAAGACAAAACAATAAGAAACGTAAGAAAAACCAATAG
- a CDS encoding HesB/YadR/YfhF family protein, giving the protein MKISITNEAVQWYKEELSLTTGYVKFFVRYGGSSTIQEGFSLGISTEPPQQPAVETTMDGITFYIEEADVWYFDEKDMNITMDDKSNEPKVNIQ; this is encoded by the coding sequence ATGAAAATCTCAATTACAAACGAAGCTGTACAATGGTACAAAGAGGAATTATCTCTTACAACTGGATATGTGAAATTTTTTGTCCGTTACGGTGGCTCTAGTACGATACAAGAAGGATTCTCACTAGGAATTTCAACTGAACCTCCGCAACAGCCAGCAGTAGAAACAACAATGGATGGTATTACTTTTTATATTGAAGAAGCTGATGTGTGGTATTTTGATGAAAAGGATATGAACATAACGATGGACGATAAGTCTAACGAGCCTAAAGTCAATATTCAATAA
- a CDS encoding FbpB family small basic protein — MRRIRKRTFEELINENKKQLLKDQAALERLEARLEEKMVKKAE; from the coding sequence GTGAGAAGAATTCGAAAACGTACTTTTGAAGAGCTTATAAATGAAAATAAAAAGCAATTATTAAAAGATCAAGCGGCTTTAGAGCGATTAGAAGCAAGATTAGAAGAAAAAATGGTAAAAAAAGCCGAGTAA
- the tlp gene encoding small acid-soluble spore protein Tlp, which produces MTQHNTPKPDDRSDNVEKLQEMVHNTIENIERAEESMAFTDSEELKQKIQDKNHRREESIEAMRSEIKDEAQYRENK; this is translated from the coding sequence ATGACGCAACATAACACACCAAAACCAGATGATCGTAGTGATAATGTAGAAAAGCTACAGGAGATGGTTCATAACACAATTGAAAATATCGAAAGAGCAGAAGAATCTATGGCATTTACCGATTCAGAGGAACTTAAACAAAAGATTCAAGATAAAAATCATCGTCGTGAGGAATCCATTGAGGCGATGCGAAGTGAAATAAAAGATGAAGCACAATACCGTGAGAATAAATAA
- a CDS encoding acid-soluble spore protein N gives MSNQNDTQTHFNPNHVGTKGRGFGGNKGKKMQTKSNEAPQVIQTKGE, from the coding sequence ATGTCAAATCAAAATGATACACAAACACACTTTAATCCGAATCATGTAGGTACTAAAGGACGAGGATTTGGAGGAAATAAAGGTAAAAAAATGCAAACTAAATCAAATGAAGCGCCACAAGTTATACAAACAAAAGGTGAATGA
- a CDS encoding hotdog fold thioesterase, which produces MNYDNTLLEVLGMNVVEVSKEKVVVTMPVNEKTRQPYGLLHGGASVALAETVASIGANYAVAESNEVCVGLEINANHIKAKKDGIVTGVGTLLHRGKTTQVWNIRIEDEQQQLICISRCTMAVLKKDDS; this is translated from the coding sequence ATGAACTATGATAACACTTTGTTAGAAGTGCTAGGAATGAATGTGGTGGAAGTAAGCAAAGAAAAGGTCGTTGTAACAATGCCTGTTAATGAAAAAACACGACAGCCTTATGGTCTTTTACATGGTGGCGCATCTGTTGCGTTAGCTGAAACTGTTGCTAGTATAGGGGCAAACTATGCGGTAGCAGAATCTAATGAAGTTTGTGTAGGGCTCGAAATAAACGCAAACCACATTAAAGCCAAAAAGGATGGCATTGTGACTGGTGTGGGGACATTGTTACATAGAGGTAAAACAACACAAGTTTGGAATATCCGTATTGAAGATGAACAGCAGCAGTTAATTTGTATTTCCCGCTGTACGATGGCGGTACTAAAAAAAGATGATTCGTAA
- a CDS encoding peroxiredoxin, whose product MKKLLPSLLFLIIVGAGLFVALSPKEAVTGTTVGTKAQDFELQTLDGKLVKLSDYQGKKVLLNFWATWCPPCKVEIPEMIRFYEENQEDIEILAVNLDPKSDVKAFANDYSMNFPILLDEGSRVQRMYQVLTIPTSYFIDTNGVIQIKHTGPLSEGDMEKYTEKLN is encoded by the coding sequence GTGAAAAAATTATTGCCATCATTATTATTTCTAATTATCGTAGGAGCAGGGTTATTTGTTGCTTTATCTCCTAAAGAAGCAGTTACTGGCACAACGGTAGGAACAAAAGCACAAGACTTCGAACTACAAACATTAGATGGCAAGCTTGTAAAGCTAAGTGATTACCAAGGGAAGAAGGTTCTTCTAAACTTTTGGGCAACGTGGTGTCCACCATGTAAGGTTGAGATTCCAGAAATGATTCGGTTTTATGAAGAAAATCAGGAGGATATTGAAATTCTTGCTGTGAATCTGGACCCAAAATCCGATGTAAAAGCATTTGCCAATGATTATAGTATGAACTTCCCAATTTTATTAGATGAAGGATCAAGGGTACAAAGAATGTATCAAGTTCTTACTATTCCAACTTCTTATTTTATTGATACGAATGGCGTTATCCAAATTAAGCATACGGGACCATTAAGTGAAGGTGACATGGAAAAGTATACAGAAAAGCTAAATTAA
- a CDS encoding thioesterase family protein, protein MFVSKKEIEVRYAETDQMGVVYHANYLVWMEVGRTNLIKDLGFRYDMMEKDGIISPVIDLEISYKKPLHYGENATVDTWIDYYDGLRVTYGYEIYTPNNEIAVVAKSKHVCVKKESFRPISIKKHYPDWHKAYEEAKRQDNN, encoded by the coding sequence ATGTTTGTTTCAAAAAAAGAAATCGAAGTCAGATATGCTGAAACTGATCAAATGGGTGTTGTTTATCATGCAAATTACTTAGTTTGGATGGAGGTTGGCCGTACTAACCTAATAAAAGATCTTGGCTTTAGATATGACATGATGGAGAAGGACGGGATTATTTCTCCGGTTATTGATTTAGAGATATCATATAAAAAACCACTTCATTACGGTGAAAATGCAACAGTCGATACGTGGATTGATTACTATGATGGCTTAAGAGTAACATATGGTTATGAAATTTATACACCCAACAACGAGATAGCTGTTGTAGCAAAAAGTAAGCATGTATGTGTAAAAAAAGAAAGCTTTCGTCCTATATCAATAAAAAAGCATTATCCCGATTGGCATAAAGCCTATGAAGAGGCAAAAAGGCAGGACAATAATTAG
- the acnA gene encoding aconitate hydratase AcnA, which yields MSKQDVFNARTSLQVNGETYHYYKLQALEDAGVAKVSNLPYSIKVLLESVLRQVDGRVITKDHVENLAKWGTDEQKDVDVPFKPSRVILQDFTGVPAVVDLASLRKAMADIGGDPQKINPEIPVDLVIDHSVQVDKAGTSDSLDFNMKLEFERNAERYKFLSWAQKSFDNYRAVPPATGIVHQVNLEYLANVVHAIENKDGETELFPDTLVGTDSHTTMINGIGVLGWGVGGIEAEAGMLGQPSYFPVPEVVGVKLVGELPNGTTATDLALKVTQVLRTKGVVGKFVEFFGPGVATLPLADRATVSNMAPEYGATCGFFPVDSEALEYLRLTGREEKHIKVVEDYCKANGLFFTPDAEDPVYTDVVEINLGTIEANLSGPKRPQDLIPLSTMKDSFKAALTAPAGNQGFGLDKKDLDKEVTIKFINGDTATMRTGDIAIAAITSCTNTSNPYVLIGAGLVAKKAVEKGLTVPKYVKTSLAPGSKVVTAYLENSGLLPYMEQLGFNIVGYGCTTCIGNSGPLLDEIETAIADSDLLVTSVLSGNRNFEGRIHPLVKGNYLASPPLVVAYALAGTVDVDLQKEAIGKDADGNDVFFKDIWPSMDEIKEVVKQTVTPELFRKEYERVFDDNARWNEIETSDDALYTWDDKSTYIQNPPFFEGLSKEPGKVNALSGLRVVGKFADSVTTDHISPAGAIGKDTPAGKYLQANGVSPRDFNSYGSRRGNHEVMMRGTFANIRIKNQIAPGTEGGFTTYWPTGEIMAIYDACMKYKEDNTGLLVIAGNDYGMGSSRDWAAKGTNLLGIKTVIAESFERIHRSNLVLMGVLPLQFKDGENADTLGLTGKETFAVAIDENVKPRDYVTVTATDENGNKKEFEVLVRFDSEVEIDYYRHGGILQMVLRDKLHG from the coding sequence ATGAGTAAGCAAGATGTTTTTAATGCTCGAACTTCTTTACAGGTTAACGGAGAAACGTATCATTATTACAAACTGCAAGCTTTAGAGGATGCTGGAGTAGCTAAGGTTTCAAATCTTCCGTATTCTATTAAAGTATTGCTAGAATCGGTACTACGTCAAGTGGATGGAAGAGTTATTACAAAAGATCATGTTGAAAATTTAGCGAAATGGGGTACAGATGAACAAAAAGACGTAGATGTACCTTTTAAACCATCTCGTGTAATTTTACAAGACTTTACAGGTGTTCCTGCTGTTGTTGACTTAGCATCTTTACGTAAAGCTATGGCAGATATAGGGGGAGATCCACAAAAGATTAACCCGGAAATTCCTGTGGATTTAGTAATTGACCATTCCGTACAAGTAGATAAAGCAGGTACTTCTGATTCATTAGACTTCAATATGAAGTTAGAATTTGAAAGAAATGCAGAAAGATATAAATTTTTAAGCTGGGCACAAAAGTCATTCGATAATTATCGTGCTGTTCCTCCAGCAACTGGTATAGTACACCAAGTAAACCTCGAATACTTAGCTAATGTCGTTCATGCTATTGAAAATAAAGATGGTGAGACAGAATTATTCCCAGATACGTTAGTGGGAACAGATTCTCATACCACAATGATTAACGGTATTGGTGTGCTTGGATGGGGTGTAGGTGGTATTGAAGCAGAAGCAGGAATGCTTGGTCAACCATCTTATTTCCCAGTTCCTGAAGTGGTGGGAGTTAAATTAGTTGGGGAGCTTCCAAATGGTACAACAGCTACTGACTTAGCCCTTAAGGTTACGCAAGTGTTGCGAACTAAAGGGGTTGTTGGGAAGTTCGTAGAATTCTTTGGTCCTGGTGTAGCAACTTTACCGCTAGCAGACAGAGCAACTGTTTCTAATATGGCACCAGAATATGGCGCAACATGTGGCTTCTTCCCAGTCGATAGCGAAGCACTTGAATATTTACGTTTAACTGGTCGAGAAGAAAAGCATATAAAAGTCGTAGAGGATTACTGTAAAGCAAATGGCCTATTCTTTACACCTGATGCTGAAGATCCTGTATATACAGATGTTGTAGAAATTAATCTTGGTACTATAGAAGCTAATTTATCAGGTCCAAAACGTCCGCAAGATTTAATTCCTTTATCAACAATGAAGGATTCTTTCAAAGCAGCGCTAACAGCACCTGCTGGGAATCAAGGATTTGGCCTCGATAAAAAAGACCTTGATAAAGAAGTAACGATAAAATTTATAAATGGCGATACTGCAACAATGCGTACGGGTGATATCGCAATTGCAGCAATTACAAGCTGTACAAATACGTCTAATCCATACGTATTAATTGGAGCAGGATTAGTTGCTAAAAAGGCTGTTGAAAAAGGCCTAACGGTACCAAAATATGTTAAAACTTCATTAGCACCAGGTTCTAAGGTTGTTACAGCATATTTAGAGAATTCTGGATTGTTACCTTACATGGAACAGTTGGGCTTTAACATAGTTGGTTATGGCTGTACAACATGTATTGGTAACTCAGGACCGCTTTTAGATGAAATAGAAACAGCTATTGCTGATAGCGATTTACTTGTGACAAGTGTATTATCAGGAAATAGAAACTTTGAGGGGCGTATCCATCCTTTAGTAAAAGGAAATTACTTAGCATCTCCTCCATTAGTAGTGGCTTATGCACTTGCTGGAACAGTAGATGTTGACTTGCAAAAAGAAGCTATTGGCAAAGATGCGGATGGTAACGATGTTTTCTTCAAGGACATTTGGCCATCAATGGATGAAATTAAAGAAGTTGTAAAGCAAACTGTTACGCCAGAACTATTCCGTAAAGAATATGAGCGTGTATTTGATGATAACGCTCGTTGGAATGAAATAGAAACTTCAGATGATGCTTTATACACGTGGGATGATAAATCGACCTACATTCAAAACCCACCATTCTTTGAAGGGCTATCAAAAGAGCCTGGTAAGGTAAATGCATTGTCAGGTCTTCGCGTAGTAGGAAAATTTGCCGACTCTGTAACGACAGATCATATTTCACCTGCCGGAGCAATTGGCAAGGATACACCTGCAGGGAAATACCTACAAGCTAATGGGGTAAGTCCGCGTGACTTTAACTCTTACGGATCACGCCGTGGTAACCATGAAGTGATGATGCGCGGTACGTTTGCTAATATCCGTATTAAAAACCAAATTGCACCTGGAACAGAAGGTGGCTTTACAACGTATTGGCCGACAGGCGAGATTATGGCTATCTATGATGCATGTATGAAATATAAAGAAGATAATACTGGCTTACTTGTTATTGCAGGTAATGACTATGGTATGGGAAGTTCTCGTGACTGGGCTGCTAAAGGAACTAACTTATTAGGTATTAAAACTGTTATTGCCGAGAGCTTTGAACGTATTCACCGTTCTAACCTTGTGTTAATGGGTGTATTACCACTCCAATTCAAAGATGGGGAAAATGCTGACACTTTAGGCTTAACTGGTAAAGAAACATTTGCAGTTGCAATTGACGAAAATGTTAAACCACGTGATTATGTAACTGTAACGGCAACAGATGAAAACGGAAATAAGAAAGAATTTGAAGTGTTGGTTCGCTTTGATAGTGAAGTGGAAATAGATTATTATCGTCATGGTGGTATCTTACAGATGGTACTTCGTGACAAACTACATGGGTAA